Proteins co-encoded in one Sebastes fasciatus isolate fSebFas1 chromosome 11, fSebFas1.pri, whole genome shotgun sequence genomic window:
- the hectd3 gene encoding E3 ubiquitin-protein ligase HECTD3 isoform X1 — protein MSLGDNPHLLLGRIRFLNRCIECFKRSESVPECLCYVPKEVCYKICKDSSSSTSSASTGGASAGGSTVGKTLVSVFESPHQTPHVKKLCKYNIEPKKGTCIRTTGEEYCNSQGLWVKINKEQLEEHRLGQELEEGWILVCKHTEGGDRLVPVESPETISRQQQLFGYDHKPCNRWEQVVSVENALYIGSKPKIAECDDAAVQKLRYVPPTWGYECDEDLVHYFYDHIGKEDENLGSVKQCVTSIDVSSCSEDPSGGASCLTDGDTETYWESDGMQGQHWIRLHMKRGTVVNKLILTVDSTDDNYMPKRVTVFGGEGDNLKKLSDVTIDDNLIGEVCVLEDMTSHLPVIEVRIEECRGSTDEGIDVRIRGLKIKSSCERDLGLNADVFQSSNLVRYPRLQGNTPDVLYRRALVIQRFICLLDSVLPHLVPAWDYSLGTFNQIKSIKQFLLLSKRRSALITQCLKDSETSKPNFMPRLYINRRLAMEHKDNTSLDASCKNAVFNQVYEGLKPSDKFEKTLDYRWPARYDQWWECKFIAEGIIDQGGGFRDSLADMSEELCPSSAECPMPLPFFSRTSNQGSLEARDYYVPNPSCKEFHKYEWIGQLMGAALRGKDFLVLALPGLVWKQLTGESVSWSKDFPAVDSVLVNLLEAMDNMDQETYEFRFGEELVYTTLLSDGQMVDLIPGGSNVAVRYEDRSEFVRLVQKARLEESRQQIAAMQAGLLKVVPQAVLDLLTWQEVEKKVCGDPEITVEALKRLTRYEDLEQSDVRVQYLWEALTSFTNEDRSRFLRFVTGRSRLPAPIYVFPDKQGSETTDALPQSSTCSSTLYLPNYPSAKVCEEKLRYAAYNCVAIDTDMSPWEE, from the exons ATGTCTCTGGGAGACAACCCTCACCTGCTGCTGGGCAGGATCCGCTTCCTGAACAGGTGCATTGAGTGCTTCAAGAGGAGCGAGTCGGTGCCGGAGTGTCTGTGTTATGTCCCCAAAGAAGTGTGCTACAAGATCTGCAAGGActcatcctcctccacctcGTCTGCGTCCACCGGAGGAGCGTCTGCAGGAGGCTCCACCGTCGGGAAGACGCTCGTCTCCGTCTTCGAGAGTCCACACCAGACTCCACACGTTAAGAAGTTATGCAAGTACAACATAGAGCCAAAGAAAGGGACTTGTATCCGGACTACAGGGGAGGAGTACTGCAACAGCCAGGGCCTCTGGGTCAAAATCAATAAG gagcagctggaggagcaCCGTCTGGGCCAGGAGTTGGAGGAAGGCTGGATCCTggtgtgtaaacacacagagggaggcgACAGGCTGGTCCCGGTGGAGTCACCGGAGACCATCAGCCGACAACAGCAGCTCTTCGGCTACGACCACAAGCCCTGCAACAGGTGGGAGCAGGTGGTGAGTGTGGAGAACGCGCTTTACATCGGCTCCAAACCCAAAATCGCTGAGTGTGATGACGCTGCCGTCCAGAAGCTAAG GTATGTTCCTCCAACCTGGGGGTATGAATGTGATGAGGACTTGGTGCACTACTTCTATGACCACATCGGGAAAGAGGATGAGAACCTGGGGAGCGTGAAGCAGTGTGTGACCAGCATCGATGTTTCCTCGTGTTCG GAGGATCCCAGCGGAGGGGCGAGCTGTCTGACAGACGGCGACACTGAAACGTACTGGGAGAGCGACGGCATGCAGGGACAACACTGGATCCGCCTGCACATGAAGAGAGGCACCGTGGTCAA TAAGCTGATATTGACGGTGGACTCTACAGACGACAACTACATGCCCAAACGAGTCACGGTGtttggaggagagggagacaaCCTGAAGAAGCTGAGTGACGTCACCATAGACGA CAATCTGATTGGAGAAGTGTGTGTGCTGGAGGATATGACGTCTCACCTGCCTGTGATTGAGGTTCGGATTGAGGAATGTAGAgg ctCTACAGATGAGGGCATAGACGTCCGGATCCGAGGCTTGAAGATCAAGTCGTCATGTGAAAGAGACCTGGGTCTGAACGCTGATGTTTTCCAGTCCTCTAACCTGGTGCGCTACCCCCGTCTGCAGGGCAACACGCCCGACGTCCTGTACCGCAGAGCGCTGGTCATCCAGAG GTTCATCTGTCTCCTGGACAGCGTGCTCCCACACTTGGTACCGGCCTGGGATTACAGTCTGGGAACCTTCAACCAGATCAAA AGCATAAAGCAGTTCCTGCTGCTGTCCAAACGCCGCTCAGCCCTCATCACACAGTGCCTGAAGGACTCTGAGACCAGTAAGCCAAACTTCATGCCGCGGCTGTACATCAACAGACGTCTGGCCATGGAGCACAAAGACAACACCTCTCTGGACGCCAGCTGCAAGAACGCTGTGTTCAATCAG GTGTATGAAGGCCTCAAGCCGTCTGACAAATTTGAGAAGACTTTGGATTATAG ATGGCCTGCTCGGTATGACCAGTGGTGGGAATGTAAGTTCATTGCGGAGGGAATCATAGACCAGGGAGGTGGATTTCGGGACAGCCTTGCTGACATGTCTGAGGAGCTGTGCCCTAGCTCAGCGGAGTGTCCCATGCCTCTGCCGTTCTTCAGCCGTACGTCCAACCAG GGCTCCTTAGAGGCCAGAGATTACTACGTCCCCAACCCGTCCTGTAAAGAGTTCCACAAGTATGAGTGGATCGGTCAGCTCATGGGAGCTGCTCTCAGAGGAAAAGACTTCTTG GTCTTGGCTCTGCCCGGGCTGGTGTGGAAGCAGCTGACTGGGGAGTCTGTCAGCTGGAGTAAAGATTTCCCCGCTGTGGACTCTGTGCTG GTGAACCTGCTGGAGGCCATGGACAACATGGACCAGGAGACGTATGAGTTCAGGTTTGGGGAGGAGCTGGTGTACACCACCCTGCTGAGCGACGGCCAGATGGTGGATCTTATACCCGGCGGCAGTAACGTGGCCGTTCGTTACGAGGACCGCAGCGAGTTCGTCCGCCTGGTGCAGAAGGCTCGGCTCgaggagagcaggcagcag ATTGCAGCCATGCAGGCGGGGCTGCTGAAGGTGGTTCCTCAGGCGGTGCTGGACCTGCTCACCTGGCAGGAGGTGGAGAAGAAAGTGTGTGGAGACCCTGAGATCACTGTGGAGGCCCTGAAACGACTCA CACGCTATGAGGACCTGGAGCAAAGTGACGTTAGAGTGCAATACTTATGGGAGGCACTGACGAGCTTCACCAATG AGGATCGCAGCAGGTTTCTGAGGTTTGTAACTGGTCGAAGTCGTCTTCCTGCGCCTATCTACGTCTTTCCTGACAAACAAGG CTCTGAAACGACTGATGCACTTCCACAGTCCTCCACATGTTCCAGCACTCTTTATTTACCCAACTACCCAAG TGCAAAAGTATGTGAGGAGAAGCTGCGTTACGCTGCTTACAACTGTGTGGCCATCGACACCGACATGAGCCCCTGGGAAGAGTGA
- the hectd3 gene encoding E3 ubiquitin-protein ligase HECTD3 isoform X2, which yields MSLGDNPHLLLGRIRFLNRCIECFKRSESVPECLCYVPKEVCYKICKDSSSSTSSASTGGASAGGSTVGKTLVSVFESPHQTPHVKKLCKYNIEPKKGTCIRTTGEEYCNSQGLWVKINKEQLEEHRLGQELEEGWILVCKHTEGGDRLVPVESPETISRQQQLFGYDHKPCNRWEQVVSVENALYIGSKPKIAECDDAAVQKLRYVPPTWGYECDEDLVHYFYDHIGKEDENLGSVKQCVTSIDVSSCSEDPSGGASCLTDGDTETYWESDGMQGQHWIRLHMKRGTVVNKLILTVDSTDDNYMPKRVTVFGGEGDNLKKLSDVTIDDNLIGEVCVLEDMTSHLPVIEVRIEECRDEGIDVRIRGLKIKSSCERDLGLNADVFQSSNLVRYPRLQGNTPDVLYRRALVIQRFICLLDSVLPHLVPAWDYSLGTFNQIKSIKQFLLLSKRRSALITQCLKDSETSKPNFMPRLYINRRLAMEHKDNTSLDASCKNAVFNQVYEGLKPSDKFEKTLDYRWPARYDQWWECKFIAEGIIDQGGGFRDSLADMSEELCPSSAECPMPLPFFSRTSNQGSLEARDYYVPNPSCKEFHKYEWIGQLMGAALRGKDFLVLALPGLVWKQLTGESVSWSKDFPAVDSVLVNLLEAMDNMDQETYEFRFGEELVYTTLLSDGQMVDLIPGGSNVAVRYEDRSEFVRLVQKARLEESRQQIAAMQAGLLKVVPQAVLDLLTWQEVEKKVCGDPEITVEALKRLTRYEDLEQSDVRVQYLWEALTSFTNEDRSRFLRFVTGRSRLPAPIYVFPDKQGSETTDALPQSSTCSSTLYLPNYPSAKVCEEKLRYAAYNCVAIDTDMSPWEE from the exons ATGTCTCTGGGAGACAACCCTCACCTGCTGCTGGGCAGGATCCGCTTCCTGAACAGGTGCATTGAGTGCTTCAAGAGGAGCGAGTCGGTGCCGGAGTGTCTGTGTTATGTCCCCAAAGAAGTGTGCTACAAGATCTGCAAGGActcatcctcctccacctcGTCTGCGTCCACCGGAGGAGCGTCTGCAGGAGGCTCCACCGTCGGGAAGACGCTCGTCTCCGTCTTCGAGAGTCCACACCAGACTCCACACGTTAAGAAGTTATGCAAGTACAACATAGAGCCAAAGAAAGGGACTTGTATCCGGACTACAGGGGAGGAGTACTGCAACAGCCAGGGCCTCTGGGTCAAAATCAATAAG gagcagctggaggagcaCCGTCTGGGCCAGGAGTTGGAGGAAGGCTGGATCCTggtgtgtaaacacacagagggaggcgACAGGCTGGTCCCGGTGGAGTCACCGGAGACCATCAGCCGACAACAGCAGCTCTTCGGCTACGACCACAAGCCCTGCAACAGGTGGGAGCAGGTGGTGAGTGTGGAGAACGCGCTTTACATCGGCTCCAAACCCAAAATCGCTGAGTGTGATGACGCTGCCGTCCAGAAGCTAAG GTATGTTCCTCCAACCTGGGGGTATGAATGTGATGAGGACTTGGTGCACTACTTCTATGACCACATCGGGAAAGAGGATGAGAACCTGGGGAGCGTGAAGCAGTGTGTGACCAGCATCGATGTTTCCTCGTGTTCG GAGGATCCCAGCGGAGGGGCGAGCTGTCTGACAGACGGCGACACTGAAACGTACTGGGAGAGCGACGGCATGCAGGGACAACACTGGATCCGCCTGCACATGAAGAGAGGCACCGTGGTCAA TAAGCTGATATTGACGGTGGACTCTACAGACGACAACTACATGCCCAAACGAGTCACGGTGtttggaggagagggagacaaCCTGAAGAAGCTGAGTGACGTCACCATAGACGA CAATCTGATTGGAGAAGTGTGTGTGCTGGAGGATATGACGTCTCACCTGCCTGTGATTGAGGTTCGGATTGAGGAATGTAGAg ATGAGGGCATAGACGTCCGGATCCGAGGCTTGAAGATCAAGTCGTCATGTGAAAGAGACCTGGGTCTGAACGCTGATGTTTTCCAGTCCTCTAACCTGGTGCGCTACCCCCGTCTGCAGGGCAACACGCCCGACGTCCTGTACCGCAGAGCGCTGGTCATCCAGAG GTTCATCTGTCTCCTGGACAGCGTGCTCCCACACTTGGTACCGGCCTGGGATTACAGTCTGGGAACCTTCAACCAGATCAAA AGCATAAAGCAGTTCCTGCTGCTGTCCAAACGCCGCTCAGCCCTCATCACACAGTGCCTGAAGGACTCTGAGACCAGTAAGCCAAACTTCATGCCGCGGCTGTACATCAACAGACGTCTGGCCATGGAGCACAAAGACAACACCTCTCTGGACGCCAGCTGCAAGAACGCTGTGTTCAATCAG GTGTATGAAGGCCTCAAGCCGTCTGACAAATTTGAGAAGACTTTGGATTATAG ATGGCCTGCTCGGTATGACCAGTGGTGGGAATGTAAGTTCATTGCGGAGGGAATCATAGACCAGGGAGGTGGATTTCGGGACAGCCTTGCTGACATGTCTGAGGAGCTGTGCCCTAGCTCAGCGGAGTGTCCCATGCCTCTGCCGTTCTTCAGCCGTACGTCCAACCAG GGCTCCTTAGAGGCCAGAGATTACTACGTCCCCAACCCGTCCTGTAAAGAGTTCCACAAGTATGAGTGGATCGGTCAGCTCATGGGAGCTGCTCTCAGAGGAAAAGACTTCTTG GTCTTGGCTCTGCCCGGGCTGGTGTGGAAGCAGCTGACTGGGGAGTCTGTCAGCTGGAGTAAAGATTTCCCCGCTGTGGACTCTGTGCTG GTGAACCTGCTGGAGGCCATGGACAACATGGACCAGGAGACGTATGAGTTCAGGTTTGGGGAGGAGCTGGTGTACACCACCCTGCTGAGCGACGGCCAGATGGTGGATCTTATACCCGGCGGCAGTAACGTGGCCGTTCGTTACGAGGACCGCAGCGAGTTCGTCCGCCTGGTGCAGAAGGCTCGGCTCgaggagagcaggcagcag ATTGCAGCCATGCAGGCGGGGCTGCTGAAGGTGGTTCCTCAGGCGGTGCTGGACCTGCTCACCTGGCAGGAGGTGGAGAAGAAAGTGTGTGGAGACCCTGAGATCACTGTGGAGGCCCTGAAACGACTCA CACGCTATGAGGACCTGGAGCAAAGTGACGTTAGAGTGCAATACTTATGGGAGGCACTGACGAGCTTCACCAATG AGGATCGCAGCAGGTTTCTGAGGTTTGTAACTGGTCGAAGTCGTCTTCCTGCGCCTATCTACGTCTTTCCTGACAAACAAGG CTCTGAAACGACTGATGCACTTCCACAGTCCTCCACATGTTCCAGCACTCTTTATTTACCCAACTACCCAAG TGCAAAAGTATGTGAGGAGAAGCTGCGTTACGCTGCTTACAACTGTGTGGCCATCGACACCGACATGAGCCCCTGGGAAGAGTGA
- the rps8a gene encoding small ribosomal subunit protein eS8 translates to MGISRDNWHKRRKTGGKRKPYHKKRKYELGRPPANTKIGPRRIHTVRVRGGNKKYRALRIDVGNFSWGSECCTRKTRIIDVVYNASNNELVRTKTLVKNCIVLVDSLPYRQWYEAHFATPLGRKKGAKLTPEEEEVLNKKRSKRTQKKYDERKKTAKISTLLEEQFTQGKLLACIASRPGQCGRADGYILEGKELEFYLRKIKAKKGK, encoded by the exons ATGG GTATCTCTAGGGATAACTGGCATAAACGCCGCAAGACTGGCGGTAAACGCAAGCCCTACCACAAGAAAAGGAAGTATGAGCTCGGGCGCCCTCCTGCAAACACAAAA ATTGGACCTCGTCGCATCCACACAGTGAGGGTCCGTGGTGGGAACAAGAAGTACCGTGCTCTGAGAATCGATGTTGGTAACTTCTCATGGGGCTCTGAGT GCTGCACACGTAAGACCAGGATTATTGATGTGGTCTACAATGCCTCCAACAACGAGCTGGTCAGAACCAAGACCCTGGTGAAGAACTGCATCGTCCTCGTCGACAGCCTTCCCTACAGGCAGTGGTATGAGGCCCACTTTGCCACTCCTCTGGGACGCAAGAAGGGAGCCAAGCTG ACtcctgaagaggaagaggtcCTGAACAAGAAGAGGTCGAAGAGGACCCAGAAGAAGTACGATGAGCGTAAAAAGACCGCCAAGATCAGCACCCTCTTGGAGGAGCAGTTCACGCAGGGAAAACTGCTTG CTTGCATCGCCTCCAGACCCGGCCAGTGCGGCAGGGCAGACGGCTACATCCTGGAGGGCAAGGAGCTCGAGTTCTACCTGAGGAAGATCAAGGCCAAGAAAGGCAAATAG